From the genome of Paracidovorax avenae:
CAGCGGCCTGGTCAGCGGCATCCACTGAGCGGGCGCGCCGCCGCCCGCACCATGGCCGCGGGCGTGGACCGGAGCAAGGCAGGGCGCGGCCGGCCTGAGACAATCGGGGGATGAGCGACCCCACAGAACATCCCGCGACCCCCCAGGACCCTTCCTCTTCCGCGCCGCCCCCGGGGCGAACCGACCTCCCGCCCGGCTGGCTGGAAGTCACCTCCATGGACATGGACGCCCAGGGCGTGGCCCGCAGGCCCGACGGCAAGGTCGTCTTCATCGACGGTGCACTGCCCTTCGAATGGGTGAGCGCCAACACCCACCGCAAGAAGAACAACTGGGAGCAGGCGAGCCTTACCGCCATCCACCGCGAGTCCCCGCAGCGCGTGCGCCCGGGCTGTCCCCATTTCGGGCTGCATGCCGGCGCCTGCGGTGGCTGCAAGATGCAGCACCTGCACGTCGGCGCCCAGGTGGCCGTCAAGCAGCGCGTGCTGGAAGACAACCTCTGGCACCTGGGCAAGGTGAAGGCGGAAACCGTGCTGCGGCCCATCGAGGGACCCGCCTGGGGCTACCGCTACCGCGCGCGCCTGGCCGTGCGGCACGTCGCCAAGAAGGGCAAGGTGCTGGTGGGCTTCCACGAGCGCAAGAGCCGCTACATCGCCGACATGGAAGTCTGCCCCGTGCTGCCGCCCCATGTGAGTGCCCTGCTGGTGCCCATGCGCGCACTGATCGCATCCATGGACGCGCGCGACACCTGCCCGCAGATCGAACTGGCCTGCGGCGATGACGTCACCGCGCTGGTGCTGCGCCACCTGGAGCCGCTGTCCGAGGCCGACATGGGCCGGCTGCGTGCCTTCTCCGCCGCGCATGGCGTGCAATGGTGGCTGCAGCCCAAGGGCCCGGACACCGTGCACCTGCTGGACGAGGGCGGCCCGCAGCTGAACTACGCGCTGCCGGACTTCGGCATCACCATGCCTTTCAAGCCCACGGATTTCACGCAGGTCAACCCGCACATCAACCGCGTGCTGGTCACGCGCGCCCTGCGCCTGCTGGATGCGGGACGTGCCGACCGGGTGATCGACTGGTTCTGCGGCCTGGGCAACTTCACGCTGCCCATTGCCACGCAGGCCCGCGAGGTCGTCGGCATCGAGGGCAGCGAGGCGCTCGTCGCCCGCTCGCGGGAGAACTACCGCAAGAACCAGGACGGCCGGCCGCAGGGGCAGGCGCTGGCCTCCACCACCTTCGTGGCGCGCAACCTGTTCGAGATGACGCCCGACATGCTCATCGCCGACGGCGTGGCCGACAAGTGGCTGGTCGATCCGCCGCGCGAGGGGGCCTTCGCGCTCGCCAAGGCCCTGGCCGACATCCACCAGGCGCGCATCGGTGCGGAAGAGGCCCCGCCGCTGCCCGCTTCGGCCGAGGGCTGGACGCCGCCACAGCGCATCGTCTATGTGAGCTGCAACCCGGCCACGCTGGCCCGCGACGCGGGCCTGCTGGTGCACCAGGCGGGTTATCGCTGCGTGGCGGCCGGCGTGGTGAACATGTTTCCCCACACGGCGCACGTCGAGAGCATGGCGGTGTTCGAACGCGCCTGACATCGGCAAGGGGTTCCGGAAGCCGGGCCGCCGTTGCCTGAACGACCCGCGGGCCCGGGCCTGCGGGCTGGCGGAGCAGGCCCGTCGGCCTGCAGGGTGAAGCCGGCTTCAGCTCCGGCTGCGGCCCGATCCGCCTTCGCGGGTTTCGTCGGCGCGGCCTTCCTCGGCGCGGCGGGCCGGGGTGGCCGGGGGCTTTTCCAGGTTGCCCAGTACCGAGGGTGCGCCCTCCAGCTTGTTCTCGCGCATGTACTGGTCCATTTCCTTCCAGCCGGCGAACACCTGGGCCTTCGGGGCCTTGGGGTTGAGGGTGAAGCAGTCCTCCAGGCCCCGCAGGGCGTGGCGGCAGGCGCCGCCGATGGCCTTGGCCTCGGCTTCCTTCTGCACCGCGCGTGGATCAGGCCCCAGCCCGGGAATGTCGCAGGCCGACAGCAGCAGCGGCGCCGCCGCGCACGCCACGAGCCAGGAGAGCCGGCGGCCAGGCGAGCGACGGGCGGAGGGGAGGGCTGTGCAGCGGTGTGGCATCTTCCTGTCATTATCGGCCGCTGCGCCGGATCATTGAGACCTGTGTGCGCCCACCCTGAGGAAAAGCAAAAGGCCTCCGTTGAGGAGGCCTTTTTTTGTCGGAAGCGGGGCAGCCTGCCCCGGTGAGCGTCAGTCGCGCTCGCCGCCCATGATGCCCAGCAGGGCCAGCAGGCTCTGGAACACGTTGAACAGGTCCAGGTACAGCGCCAGCGTGGCGCTGATGTAGTTGGTCTCTCCGCCGTCGATGATCTGCTTCAGGTCATACAGCATGTAGGCGCTGAAGATGCCGATGGCCGCCACCGAGATGGCCATCATGCCGGCCGAGGACCCCACGAACACGTTGATGACCGAGCCCACCAGCAGGACCATGGCGCCCACGAAGAGCCACTTGCCCATGCCGGAGAGGTCGCGCTTGATCACGGTGGCCAGGCTGGCCATGACCAGGAAGACGCCCGCCGTGCCGGCGAAGGCCGTCATGACCAGGTCGGTGCCGTTCTTGAAGCCCAGCACCATGCCGATCAGGCGCGAGAGCATGAGGCCCATGAAGAACGTGAAGCCCAGCAGCACCGGCACGCCGGCCGCCGAGTTCTTGGTCTTCTCGATGGCGAACATGAAGCCGAAGGCGCCGCCCAGGAAGACGATCAGGCCCACGCCGCCCCGCAGGGACTGTGTGATGCCGGTGGCCACGCCCAGCCAGGCGCCCAGCACCGTGGGCACCATGCTCAGTGCGAGCAGCCAGTAGGTATTGCGCAGCACGCGCTGCCGCTGCTCCTGCGAGACGCCGTAGCCCGCAGAGCCCAGAACGGTGACTTGATCATTCATCTTCTCTTGCTCCCTTTGCCTGTTGAGGCCTGCGAAGTGCAGACCGGCAAATTCTAGGTGGTGGCTTTCAACCCGCTTTCAAATAACCTTTGCCACTCCCGACCTTTTGGGATGCAGTGTTTTGCCGTGGACAGCCCGGTGGCGGCCGGTGCGGGCGATATCCTCGGCACGTTCCGTACCGGCCGGACGCGGCTGCGGCCTGCCGTTCCTCCATCCGTTTTCCATTCCACTGGATCCCATGAAGACCAAACCCGAGCTCGAATTCGCCGACGTCAAGAAAATCGCTGCCGCCGCGGAGGCCGAAGCCCTGCGCAACGGCTGGGCAGTGACCATCGCCATCGTGGACGACGGCGGCCACCTGCTGTCGCTGCAGCGCCTGGACGGCGCCGCGCCCCTGTCTTCCCACATCGCCCCCGGCAAGGCCCGCACGGCCGCGCTGGGCCGCCGCGAGAGCAAGGTGTACGAGGACATCATCAACGGCGGCCGCACCGCCTTCCTGACGGCCCCGTTCATCGACGGCATGCTCGAGGGCGGCGTGCCGATCCTGAAGGACGGCCAGTGCCTGGGCGCCGTGGGCGTGAGCGGCGTCAAATCCAGCGAGGATGCGCAGATCGCCCGCGCCGGCATCGCGGCCATCGGTCTCTGATCGGGCCTGTGCCGGCGCCTGCATCGCCAGGGTGCAGGCCGCGGGCAAAGAAAAACCGGCCTCGGGAGGCCGGTTTTTTCTTTGGGAGGCGCAGTGGGAAAAAAAGCCTGGCTACGCGGGCGAACCGTTGGCTGGCGAATACGACCCGGCGGACCGGCAGGCGGTCCGGGAGTCGCCCCACGATGAAACCTATTTGGTGAGGATCAGCTTGCCGAGCTTGGTGGCCTGCAGGCGGTAGATGGAGCCGTTGTGGAAGATCGCCACGGTTTTCTGCCCCTTGAGCAGTTCGCTGCTGTCCACCGCGGGGGCCGAAGACGCCGTGCGCCCGTGGGCCTCGGCCTGCCGGTCGGAGCCCGGGGCGCCGAAGAAGGCTGCGGAAGGGGACAGGGCGGTCAGGCTGGCGTGCATGGGGTGGATCCTCGGTGCGTTGGCAATGAATTAATGATAACCATTCTCAATTGAGCGTCAAGGCCAGGCCCGGCTTTATTGCAAGTATTTGTTGCCTCACTGCGGATCGGTGACGAAGCCGATCTTGCGCACGCCTGCGCGCTGCGCCGCCGCCATGGCCTGCGCCACGCGCTCGTAGCGCACGCTCTTGTCGCCGCGGATGTGCAGGTCGGGCTGCGGATCCTTGGCGGCCTCGGCCTTCAGGCGCGGCTCCAGTTCGTCGTCGCTGATGTCGGTCTCGTTCCAGTGGTACTTCCCGTCGGCGGTGACGCTCAGGCGGATGGTTTCGGGCTTGACGTTCTCGCGCTCGGCAGAGGCGCGCGGCAGGTCCACGGGCACGGCATGCTTCATGACCGGCACGGTGATGATGAAGATGATGAGCAGCACCAGCATGACGTCCACCAGGGGCGTCATGTTGATCTCGTTCATCACCTCGTCGGCGTCGTCCTGGGTTCCGAATGCCATGGCGCGTCAGCCTTTCTTGATGGGCAGGACCTTGCCCTGATCGGAAGGGGCGCTGACGCGGGCGCCGGTCACGAAGTAGGCATGCAGGTCGTGCGCGAAACTGTTGAGGCCGTTCAGGATGGACTTGTTGCCCCGCACCAGCGCGTTGTAGCCCAGCACCGCGGGAATGGCGACCGCCAGGCCCAGCGCGGTCATGATGAGCGCTTCGCCGATCGGGCCGGCCACCTTGTCGATGGTGGACTGGCCCGAGGTGCCGATCGCCACGAGGGCGTGGTAGATGCCCCAGACGGTGCCGAACAGGCCGATGAACGGCGCCGTGGAGCCGACCGATGCCAGGATGGCGAGGCCCGACTGCAGGCGGGCGGTGAATTCGTCGATGCAGTTGCGCAGGCTGCGCGTGATCCAGTCGCTGACATCCAGGCTGTCGTGCAGGTGCGCCTTGGTGTTGCGGTGGTGGGCGGTGGCTTCGCGGCCCTCGAGCGCGAGGTGCCGGAACGGGTTCGACGGATCGTTGCCCAGCTTGTCCATGCCGGCGGCGAAGTCTTCGCTGTGCCAGAAGTCGCGTGCCGCGCGGGCGTGTTTCTTGAACTTGATGATGTCCAGCGCCTTGATGAGGATGACGATCCACGAGGCGAGCGACATGCCGAGCAGCAGCACGGCGACGGCCCGGGTGACGAAATCACCCTGGATCCAGACGTTGGCAATGCCGAAATGCGATTCCATGAGAACTCCTGAAGCTGAAAGAGATATTCGAGACGTTTAATCGAGGACGAAATTGAACGGAACCAGGTTCCACATGGTTTCGGGGACACCGTTGCGCTTGCCGGGCACGAACTTGTAGCGCATCACCGTTTCCATTGCCAACCGGTCCAGCCGGTCGTAACCGCTGGATTTGTTGAGCTCCACTTTTTGCGGAAGGCCGTCCGTGCCGATCAATACGCGCACGACCACCTTGCCCTGCTCGCCGAGCCGGCGGCTGATCGCCGGGTAGGACGGCTTGGGGTTGTTCAGGTAGGCCGCATCGCTGGACGGCAGGTCGATCTTCGGGGGCGCGGGCGGTGCCGGCGGGGCCGGCGGCGGTGCGGGCGGCGCCTGGGGCGCCGCGATCGGCGGCGCAGGCGGCTGCGGCTCGGTGATGCCGACCGGAGCACTCGGCGCCGGCGTGGGGTCCGGGATGGCCACGGGCATGGGCGCGGTACGCGGGGCCGGCGTGCGCGGCGCGGGCTTGGGTGGGGGAGGGGCCGGCTTCGGGGGCGGAGGGGCCGGTGGCGTCGGAGGTGCGGGGGGCGTGATGAACTCGCTCAGCACTTCCGCGGGAACGATGATCTCGGCCGCCTTGCGCACCAGGCCGGATTGCAGGGCCCAGAGGCCCGCGACATGGAGCAATACGACCGAACCTGCGATCACCGCATTGCGGCTCACGCCCCCGGGGGAGCCATAGCGATCAAACTGGGACATAGGAAAGGGTATTTGCCTGCGCAGTGAAGGAAAGGCCGGTGCGGGCGCACCGTGCAGGGCAGAGGCAAAGAGGAGGAGTTGCTTACTTGCGGAAGATCCACCACATGGATCCCACGACGAGGATCAGGCTGCCAGCGAGGATGAAGAGGAGGTCCATGCCTTGCTTTCCAGAATGGAGGAGCCGAGCTGGATGGTCTGCGGCGCGATCTCTTCCTTGTGCAGGGCCGCCACCGAATGCTTGGTGCCGCAACGGGCGACGACGTCGCGTGCGCAGGACTCGCAGCGGCCGCACTGGGTGGCCACGCCGAGTTCGAACTGGATCTCGTCGAAGCTCAACCCCGCATGCGCGTGGCGTGCGATTTCCCGGTCAGAAACCCGGCGGCATACACAAACGATCATGGGGCTGCAGTCTTGGCTGGTGTGGACGACGAATGCATTATAAATGCGAATTCATCGCATTTGCAATCATTCGAGTCCGGCGCCGCGAGAATGTTCCCGATCCGTGCCGCAGCCTCAGGCCTCGCTGCGGGCGGGCAAAAAAAAGCCCGGCGGGCGCCGGGCTTTGAAATGGACCCAGGAACGTGGCGTTCGAGAGGATCCAAGGAGACAACGGGTAGGCCAGCGGCTCAGCGCTTGCGCATGGCGGCCGAGGTGGCTGCTGCTGCGGCGTTGGTAGCGTTGGTGGCATTGGCGGTGGCCGTGTTGG
Proteins encoded in this window:
- the rlmD gene encoding 23S rRNA (uracil(1939)-C(5))-methyltransferase RlmD; translation: MSDPTEHPATPQDPSSSAPPPGRTDLPPGWLEVTSMDMDAQGVARRPDGKVVFIDGALPFEWVSANTHRKKNNWEQASLTAIHRESPQRVRPGCPHFGLHAGACGGCKMQHLHVGAQVAVKQRVLEDNLWHLGKVKAETVLRPIEGPAWGYRYRARLAVRHVAKKGKVLVGFHERKSRYIADMEVCPVLPPHVSALLVPMRALIASMDARDTCPQIELACGDDVTALVLRHLEPLSEADMGRLRAFSAAHGVQWWLQPKGPDTVHLLDEGGPQLNYALPDFGITMPFKPTDFTQVNPHINRVLVTRALRLLDAGRADRVIDWFCGLGNFTLPIATQAREVVGIEGSEALVARSRENYRKNQDGRPQGQALASTTFVARNLFEMTPDMLIADGVADKWLVDPPREGAFALAKALADIHQARIGAEEAPPLPASAEGWTPPQRIVYVSCNPATLARDAGLLVHQAGYRCVAAGVVNMFPHTAHVESMAVFERA
- a CDS encoding Bax inhibitor-1/YccA family protein; protein product: MNDQVTVLGSAGYGVSQEQRQRVLRNTYWLLALSMVPTVLGAWLGVATGITQSLRGGVGLIVFLGGAFGFMFAIEKTKNSAAGVPVLLGFTFFMGLMLSRLIGMVLGFKNGTDLVMTAFAGTAGVFLVMASLATVIKRDLSGMGKWLFVGAMVLLVGSVINVFVGSSAGMMAISVAAIGIFSAYMLYDLKQIIDGGETNYISATLALYLDLFNVFQSLLALLGIMGGERD
- a CDS encoding heme-binding protein; this translates as MKTKPELEFADVKKIAAAAEAEALRNGWAVTIAIVDDGGHLLSLQRLDGAAPLSSHIAPGKARTAALGRRESKVYEDIINGGRTAFLTAPFIDGMLEGGVPILKDGQCLGAVGVSGVKSSEDAQIARAGIAAIGL
- the hemP gene encoding hemin uptake protein HemP, whose translation is MHASLTALSPSAAFFGAPGSDRQAEAHGRTASSAPAVDSSELLKGQKTVAIFHNGSIYRLQATKLGKLILTK
- a CDS encoding ExbD/TolR family protein — protein: MAFGTQDDADEVMNEINMTPLVDVMLVLLIIFIITVPVMKHAVPVDLPRASAERENVKPETIRLSVTADGKYHWNETDISDDELEPRLKAEAAKDPQPDLHIRGDKSVRYERVAQAMAAAQRAGVRKIGFVTDPQ
- a CDS encoding MotA/TolQ/ExbB proton channel family protein gives rise to the protein MESHFGIANVWIQGDFVTRAVAVLLLGMSLASWIVILIKALDIIKFKKHARAARDFWHSEDFAAGMDKLGNDPSNPFRHLALEGREATAHHRNTKAHLHDSLDVSDWITRSLRNCIDEFTARLQSGLAILASVGSTAPFIGLFGTVWGIYHALVAIGTSGQSTIDKVAGPIGEALIMTALGLAVAIPAVLGYNALVRGNKSILNGLNSFAHDLHAYFVTGARVSAPSDQGKVLPIKKG
- a CDS encoding energy transducer TonB, which translates into the protein MSQFDRYGSPGGVSRNAVIAGSVVLLHVAGLWALQSGLVRKAAEIIVPAEVLSEFITPPAPPTPPAPPPPKPAPPPPKPAPRTPAPRTAPMPVAIPDPTPAPSAPVGITEPQPPAPPIAAPQAPPAPPPAPPAPPAPPKIDLPSSDAAYLNNPKPSYPAISRRLGEQGKVVVRVLIGTDGLPQKVELNKSSGYDRLDRLAMETVMRYKFVPGKRNGVPETMWNLVPFNFVLD
- a CDS encoding bacterioferritin-associated ferredoxin codes for the protein MIVCVCRRVSDREIARHAHAGLSFDEIQFELGVATQCGRCESCARDVVARCGTKHSVAALHKEEIAPQTIQLGSSILESKAWTSSSSSLAA